A genome region from Anopheles stephensi strain Indian chromosome 2, UCI_ANSTEP_V1.0, whole genome shotgun sequence includes the following:
- the LOC118505451 gene encoding zinc finger protein 250-like yields MERVVDSVCWGSATADRLEPAVRSGKCYICGDRFTSEPELDRHLDDRHAADLIPYRCDICDIGRCLPIRSMRAINKHFALHDVHERMHQCSHCTLRFRTERNLRSHVRLYHRGGAHNVKAANPKGSEDSPSTHQTLPVLPAAERSGRDRYQCCHCGTTYTTANALKRHENTHTLGVRYACQQCGKVFAKLDCLTQHERIHSQTRPYVCDQCPKTFIQLAHLRIHKRARHSGERPHLCGICNRGFRCRTALTVHGRIHTGEKPFRCTVCSVQFSDAGTLRKHGAVHREKKLKDGTAVQLANTQRQKAG; encoded by the coding sequence ATGGAACGCGTAGTGGATAGTGTGTGCTGGGGATCGGCAACAGCTGATCGGCTAGAACCTGCAGTACGCTCGGGCAAGTGTTATATCTGTGGTGACCGGTTCACCTCTGAACCGGAGCTTGACCGACACCTGGACGATCGGCATGCGGCCGACCTGATACCGTACCGTTGCGACATTTGTGACATCGGTCGATGCTTACCGATCCGTTCGATGCGCGCTATTAATAAACACTTTGCCCTGCATGATGTGCACGAGCGGATGCACCAGTGCAGCCACTGTACGCTACGCTTTCGCACCGAACGCAATCTACGATCGCACGTGCGGCTCTACCATCGAGGCGGTGCGCACAATGTGAAGGCTGCAAACCCGAAAGGCTCGGAAGACTCTCCATCAACCCACCAGACGCTTCCAGTGTTGCCGGCAGCGGAACGTAGCGGGAGGGATCGCTATCAGTGTTGCCACTGTGGGACCACCTACACCACCGCGAATGCACTGAAGCGccacgaaaacacacacaccttgggGGTGCGATACGCGTGCCAACAGTGTGGGAAAGTGTTTGCCAAGCTGGACTGTCTCACGCAGCACGAGCGCATCCACAGCCAAACGCGCCCGTACGTCTGCGACCAGTGCCCGAAAACGTTCATTCAGCTGGCCCATCTACGCATCCACAAGCGTGCACGGCACAGCGGAGAGCGGCCCCATTTGTGTGGGATATGCAACCGGGGGTTTCGATGCCGGACGGCACTGACCGTGCACGGGCGCATTCACACCGGCGAGAAACCGTTCCGGTGCACGGTTTGCTCGGTGCAGTTTAGTGATGCGGGTACGCTGCGAAAGCATGGCGCTGTACATCGGGAAAAGAAGTTGAAGGATGGCACTGCCGTACAGTTGGCGAACACACAGCGGCAGAAAGCGGGATGA